The following are encoded together in the bacterium genome:
- a CDS encoding BlaI/MecI/CopY family transcriptional regulator: MPGRKSSTFTEVELEFMQIIWASGEVSTEDVQTTLRERGRELSDGAIRKILSILMTKGHLSRRRSGKSFYYRAKVHKEQAAGSMI; the protein is encoded by the coding sequence ATGCCGGGAAGAAAATCGTCGACCTTTACCGAGGTCGAGCTCGAATTCATGCAGATCATATGGGCCAGCGGGGAGGTTTCGACCGAAGATGTCCAGACAACGCTCCGTGAACGCGGGCGGGAGCTCTCGGACGGCGCCATCCGGAAAATCCTGTCCATACTGATGACAAAGGGACACCTGAGCCGCAGAAGGTCGGGTAAAAGTTTTTATTATCGTGCAAAAGTTCATAAGGAACAGGCAGCGGGTTCCATGATACA